From Rhododendron vialii isolate Sample 1 chromosome 7a, ASM3025357v1:
AGCACACAAATATTTTACCTAGAACATAGTGCGAATGAAAAGAAACAAGATTATCAtgaccatgtcaaaaaaaagatagaaacaagaaaatattaGCGGAGGTACAAATTTTGGGGGACCCGTCTTGATTTTATGGTAGTTGTGGTGGTTCAGAAAATAGCAACAAGTTATAAAGAGCTCTCTTAGGCTCGCAGCACTGCCACATATTGCATCTCCCTTCCACACATTTACATGGATCCGAATCATCCGATGAATCGAGTGTATGAACTTCGCATGAAAATGTGTGGTAATGGAgctccttgaaatatcaaagtGTTTAGGATACACTGAATAATTAATCactaaaaaaatattactcTCTTCGTTCCAATTTTAAGTTAGACTTGAAGAAAAGTCCCTTAATGCCCTCtctattttgaaaacatttaaTTTAATACTATCATAAAAAGTGAGGGGTACATTCTTAAAAACCTAACACTTTATAATTGTAAGTTTGTAACAATTTAATCTTCAAATTGACCAAACAATTGGGACAGAAAGAGTATAAAACAAGAGAGTTGCCTGGAATCTACTGTGACCAACGGAGTCATGGTCGTCGGTGGTAGCGGTTGTGGTGGCTTTGGTGCTCTGCAAGGCGGAGCTGGTGGTGTTTCCAAGCGACTCCATTGAAGTAGTGGTGAACCCGCCCACAGTACCCAATTCCCTATCGCAGGTGTCTAGCGTCAACTGCCAGCTCTCCCTCCCACAAGCGGCGCTCCCATCCACGCTGTTGTTATCCCTGCTGCAGCTCCACTCCTGCGCCGCCACCTGCGTATGTGCCACCCTCGCACGCTTAAGCAGCACTTCGTCGTCACAGGTCTTGGCCTCGCTGCACGATCCCACTCGCGTGGAGCATCCCACCACGTGCTTGCCCAACCCGTCCATCACATGCGTCCACGCGGACGCGGTTCTCTGTCCTGCACTACCTCCTTCTCCAGAGGTGGTGGAGCAGGGCACGAGAGCATCCATCGTCATCGTGGCGGAGGCGGAAGATGCAGCAGGGCGGTGGTGGTCGAACCACGGCACTAGCTCGTCTACGCTCCCGGATTTGCCTTGGGGCAGGTAGGTGACTGGGTTAACTATGGACTCCAATGTTCCTCCGGCGCGTGGCTTATCCCAATTCGGGTACTTGGTAGGCACGCGCGGGGGGCCTAGCCCGTGCATTGCTAGCTGCCCATTTTCCCATGTTAATTCTGCCACTTCATAGTCTAACCtgtaatataataatataatatatataaccCCACCATCAAACCATAAAGAAACTTCACATCCCCCTATCAATAATCGGATTAATGTCATGGGATTAAGGTTGAGTTCCACTAagcaaaaagtgtaaaaaatgaattaattttttctgcgtttattaattttgtgccaaattttaaTGGATTACTAATTCGTCTTGATTAGACAAATCGAAAAATTTCCACTTTTGAGctaaaaaagtgcaaaaagtggatctttttagcttaaaaaaaaatggatatttCCCataatatttggataaaagtaaaaaaaattggatttttcgatttctctcgtcgagacgaatcaataatctacaaaagtttggtgcaaaattaacaaatgcgaattttttaataaagacaaattaAACTCACTTTTTGCGAGGAAAGCAACCTAATTTAACAGATTTTTTGACATAGAGGTTGTCAATTAACTGACTCACAATTCTCATCTTTCATTAATTTTGGGACTGATCACGGTGTGACAGACAAGTTGAAACATACAAGCGGAGTATTAACTATTAACACAAATTTCATCTGGCTCAATCGATGAACCTTTCAATTAAGTATGAACTAAAACACAATTTTCAACGTTTATTTAAATTTGGGACTCGCGATGTGAGAGACAAGACTTGGAACATAATACAAGCAGAGTTGCATAATCCCACTCTTGCCAACAgaatgatatacatatatattgagAAGAATAAACtataaatatatttgaaaataaaaaaagacaaactATTCATACGAGCTATTTTTACATAGAAAAGGCAATTATTAATCCTTTTAGAAAAACACTACCCCTCATAATTGATAGTGTCAGACCTTCCATTGACCATAAGCAAAGAAAAagacccccccaaaaaaaaaaaaaaaactttggtgcattttttacactttttaataaacttttacaaatttttatgtattttcgaCACATTTTAATGAACATTTTAAACATGCTATTATGTATTTTCGACACATATTAATAAACATTTTAAACATGCTAAAGACATCATACTAGGCTGCCTTTAGCATGTTCCTTCGTTTGTACTGTGCTAATTAAGAAAGTGGACTGTTGttaaacagagagagagagagagagagagagagagagaggaagaaaaaaaagggagagtaGAATATACATACATAGGAATGACATCAGGGGGAATGGAATTGGAGTTGGAGTGAGGACGGAGAGTACTACTGAGCCTTGGAGGGGATGGGTTCTCATCGACCTCCCAGCTTGGAACACACTGGCTCATCTCTCTTactattttggagagagagagagagagtaattagGTTTTATATATGTTGGTATTTCCTTGAGTGGGAGTGAGAATGATGGAGAGGATTGGGAGGAGGGGAAGGATTAgtgagtatttattttggggATAAGAAAGAACAGTATTACATGCATGGGGGAcagggggggggagagagagtttGGTCCCTATAAGTAGATTGAAAGGGAGAGGGGATTCTAATTGGATGCCAGAGAAAGAGGAGTATCTACAAAAGAGATTTTGccaactagctagctagcttaaTTCCTATCATCATTGTATGTATATTCACCATGCTTTCAAGAGCAATTAATGGATAGTCAGTCCACTTttctaacactttttttttgtcgttaATGCGAAATGTACCGAGTCAGCTTACGCGCTCTATGAACTGATCTCTACAACATTTCTCACAACCTTTCTCACGCTTATGCATAGAGTGAGAGCCCGGCCCAAGAGTTGCCGCGCGGTAAAGAGAATTGAACATTAAGAAACTCTTAAGTCTCATTCCAAGAACACTTGGCGATTCACTTTTCAGCAGTACTTTCCGTAGTAAAAAAAGATAGTATTTCAGGGTTGAAACAAAAGATAATATAAAAATCTGTTGCTCCAAAAGTGGATAATTTCCATGTGTTATGTGTCATGGCCAGATATGTGAACGGTGTTTTGAGTGAAGTGCTTTCTTTTTTGCCCTATGGTACTGTGGATATTTGAGTGCTTTTGAGTATcagaaactgaaaacaaaagaTCTTCAAAAGTTAAATTACATTCTGGAGTAATTTTTCAAATACCTTTCAAAAGATCTTCACAAGATTTCAATTCGAGTGTGGACACAAGAACTCAAAAAAAACTGTATTATTTGGCAACCAGATGATTACTTTCTATTAACCACAACCCCTAGAAAAGTCATCATCGGTTAAACAATTTCATTGTATCTTTTGTCAACTCTCTCAACTCACGATGTGCATCTCGTTTGTATCTTAGTTTGTAATTAAGAAAGACTAATTAAAACAAGGCGACAAAGGCAAGCGGAGTCGTAGCTTAACAGTAGGCTTTTGTATTCTCACGTATTAGGCGGTGGTACTAAACCCTTAAGCCCCATACCAAAAACACGAAAGGTTACAGTAGTAatagatttttgtattgtaaaaagcaaagaaaaaaacaaaggcgACAAGCATGGCTTTGAATCTTGATCATGTCTCTTATGACGTTTAGGCAAGTCAATATGAAGAGATTTAATCGCTGCATTACGTAGTCGTGACCTATGTTGACACAAAAGGTTGGGCATGGATGTGGAACCTCCTAAGAAGTTTGATGAAGTCTCTTTTTCAATGCCTCATTTGATAGATATGAGAATAACTGGTGtgaccttagtcacataatccttcaacaTGTCTTGCGTTTGCGCTCTCAATTTTCGTACTGTGCTCGTATTCTCAGTTTTCGTTCTTACGAATGCTAGCAGTTAGGTAAGTATCTCAAAGACGCTTTCTTGTTTGTGCAAATTATATTCTGCACTAAGTCATTCGTGCATAGctattttgtatatataaatGAAAATCTACTTCAATTTATGAATAAGTAGATAGTATGGGTCAACGGATCAAAATAAATCAGGCAAGTTAAATTTTCAAACGAATCAAACTCTTTCGTTTGAATTGAATTGTGGATTACAAAAGTTTTTATGTACGATTTTGTCACCGCTAAACCACGATTCTGGAGTCGCCCCTGTGAGGGGATTAGGGAGATGGGTGTGAACATGGTTTAGCCACGGTATGGGCAGAAGTCACCACATGTCTCGTCCACGCGCTCTCTCTAATCCAAAACAATCCAAAAATCCACGTCCTCCGTCCGTCTCTCTCTATCTGCGCCACCCAGGCCAGGCCCTCCCCTCTGTTATTGTGCGCACAGGCACATGTTAGAGACTTATTTTTCCATAAAGCTATAGGAACCCACCAGTCACCTACCGGAATCATATCGACAGCCGCGTCAGGCTATCTCCGACTATCGGACGGTCGATCCAAGcggtccaaaaattctataaaaaaaaattagagggcCCACacgaaaatcaacggcatccgatttGTATAAGGTATTTGAtcaaaacatattatttttcgtgtatatatgtatatattgaatggctcggatcgaccgtccagtagccggagacggcctggcgcAGCCTTCGGTACAATTTCGGCAGGAGACCGGTTGGTGCCTATAGCAGGACTCTTTTTCCTTATGTTTTTGCCTATGGCAGGACTCTTTTTCCTTATGTTTTTTGTCTTCTCTAAAGGAAACGAGGGTTCCCTTCGATCATTTCGATGTGATTGGGAAAAAAGCTATTTGAATTTTGACATTTAGGCCATGTTTGGCTGTCCGAGGGTTAATTGTCTCTTGTGAAACCAAATCGGGAATCACTTTTTTACCTTGTTGTGCCTGAATCTTCTTGTTGAGGATATAAAGCTCTCGGAGTCATTGGAAATTTGTCCCATCATACCTATACTTTCAAATTATTTGAGAGAACGTTACACAAAAGTTGACTCGAGCGTACtataatccaaaaataaaataaaataaagatttATCATTTTCTCTGATGACTTCAACTTTTAAGTAGTTAATCATTTATATATTTGCTATATGAAGCATGTGTCGTCGTCAACTCAAATTAATTTGATAGTATTGTACTCTTTGTTAATCCCATTGCATGGTCTTGTGCAACGCTAGCTAGCTAACTAAGTGCTATACGATACCCAATTACAAAACGTTATGGTATACATTTGTGAATTCCCCTCCTGAATGCATATGGCCATgctaaaaataagccaatatgCAAGTTAATAAATAGAGTCGATCGAGCAATCCTGGGCAGTATTTAAAAGTGTTCACTGACTTTTAATGGATGTTTAGAATACCTTCttaagaaataaatacttatttcacattttcaacttcaaaaaataatataaatgaaaaataatttttttattttttttgcaccgtattaaagatctcaatgagatctatcaaacaagattcatattgatagaaaaattatttgcgtaagtacatgatttttaaaattaaaaatgtcTTTTTATAAAATactgtaagtacttatttccctttcgAAAACGGGGCGTAAAGGAACACATTGGATGATTAACGACCTAATGAAATAGGACTTGAAACCTATAATAAAGAACTTTTGTAGGAGGGAAAAGGTCGTCTTGTCCATTTGATTCGGAAGATCCTTATTCGTTATGGGCTTCAAATTTTCTATTCTATCCATACTGGTCATGATGGGCTTGTAAAACACCTGGGCCCAATAGGTACGTATTACCCGATCCACCAACTTATATTTGTTAAAATGCACGAGGGATTGTTGGGTCTTAAGTGCCTCTatgaatttggttacacaatgtcactccctGCGACTGCTTTCAAAAACAGACTGGCCGGTGCAAtatcgaatgccataaaaggcTTAATTGAAGCCCTCCCTAAAACCAATTAGTTAGTTTATGAGAGATGATGAAAAGTGGTCTGACGAAAATGTATATTTTTGGTTGGCTTATTAATCAAGTGAGTTAATTGCAAAATGAGGTTTAAACGAGTCGATCACGAAtagcttaaaaaaaattatgtattaaAAGTTGAATGAGCGGTATAGTAACTTTTTTCAAGGTTAGTTCAAAAAGCTTTTAACATGTCTAaagttgttcaagcttggttttattattattatataagtAAAAAAATCATTCCCAAGAAACTTTTAACTAATTCCGCACAAAAGTCGTGAATTCTAATAACTTGAATTGGCTTATCAAGCCTACTCAAAATGTTACTATTATGTACACTATGGTAGTCTTTTGTgatgtatttttctttctgcTGTACAGGAAGTGTGCTTAAATTTGTAATGATCATCGTCTTTTTATAGGATTAATGCCTTTATTTGTTGGATATGGTAGATAGTCAATATGAACtacctttttactttttattattattatccaccttctttttttttgggtcaagcgGAAAAATCATGCATTAACTTAAACAATCAAAGTCTACAAGTCAGATAAACGGCATTCATAAATGTTCAAAAAGACTACGAAAGTCGTAGACTAGATCCTAAGATGACCAACACCCATAGCATCGGCCAGGGCGATATTATCAACCTTTTGAGTGCAAAGGCCATTTGATATTCTCGAAGGTAGTCATTTCctgtttttgtttgaaaaacTCCACTACGAAGGTATCCAACTTGTTTCTTTTGAtctctcttccttctctctcatccaatagattctttcttttcatttgttctttctttgtttctatctTCTAGTGGATGAGAAGTGGCATGAGTGTACAAGTCCGAATAAAATGGTAAGATATGGGTAGGTTTTCGTGGATCTCCCTgttggaaaatgaaattttaccaaagagaatttggtgggactCACACCGCGTGAGGTGGGCCCAACAACAGTGAATAAATTCCATTAAGatatgaatgagaaattgtctcgtTATGGGAATTGGAAAAGCCAAGTGACGTGCGTGCGCCGTCACCAAACACCTAAATTAGACTGAGGCCGAGGCCGGAGCTCAGGATTCGTGGGCCCGCAACCTGTGGTTCGAAGTCTGTGATCTATGATCTAATCTAGATTAGTTTGGAACTGACTGGACTGTGGTCCTAGTTATGCTCTAGGATGAGAGCACGTGAGTTTGTGACTCTTCAATGGTCCGGCAATGAGTTGAATGCTGCAATTGAATGGTTTTCCAAGGATTAATCACCGTATTAATCACAAGGTTAATTCCCCGTATTGAATGTATTGAATTGCCCCTATTGAATGGAAAGGCTCCCTATTCAATTCTGGTATTAATTGAGGAGGCTCCTCTTCAAGCTATAAAAAAGGAGTCGTTCTTCTTTGTTTGGATACCGAAAAAATCTAGAGCTTCTCTACTTCTGCTATCTAATTgttcttttcgagagagagagagagagtacagacaTAAGTTGGTTCGACGGGCAGTCTATGGCGGTGCTCCGGCGGCTGAGTGGGAACCGAGTCAACTCTGGAAGACAAACACCGACAAaacctccagcaccggtgaggcggcgaatttgtTTTAAGAACACCGTAGAATAAAACGGGTCTCGATTTGCAGTATCTCTATACCTTGCTTGCAGTTTATGTTTATATTTCATATCCTGTAATTCCATTTCATGTAATTTTCTGTTCGATTGTAAATTtccagaaattagtaaaatcgaTTACTGTTTTCTGCACTATATTTTCCTACACTCCCAACTATGGAACAACCTATAGAAGTCAGAAtgggaagagaaaaagaaggatcATGAAGAGACGATCAAAATGGTACTCAAATTCATTTTATGATTCTGAAAAGGCAATTAATTCATCTCTAAAATATAGATAATTTGATTAACCAAACAACTTGGAGGGACTTCAAGCCAGTTCCTTTGATAATCAAACTCCTACTACAACTCCGATTCTCGTACCATTAGTTTTAGCAATGGAGGGTGTCCaccttcatttttttcttttgttgcaaaatatattgacaaaacaaataaaaacaagagACTATAAAATAACGAAAACAAATTTAGTCAAACAAGGACGGTTTGGTAATTTTGaccttttgaaatttcaaagtcCCCAGGACCCCATCTGCTTTTCAAATCAAAGCAACTCACCTAATGGCCCTAATCCAAACTCCACATGATAAACAacttccaaaatcattttaaacGACCCAGGAAAGTAGAGATCACACCCCCGCCACCTAAGTCGACCAATTGAAACCTTCCATGTCATCAAAACCGTTTAATTCCGATTGATCaaaaatgttcattttgtaaaactcGTCGAGTAGagcaagtatgaaaaaaaaaacaaaaaaatcaacttgagcGAATATTATTAAGTgtctgatcggaacacatatgaCTTGAAAATAATCGATTATAATGGGTTTGATCTAGTATTTCGGATCgattctttttcaaaataaaggattttgataagtaatttaatgatatccgatcaagatgatttttcatgtaatttttttaattaatgagCTCTTtaaagtgaacgttttcgatttATCAGAATGAGACCGGAGGAGGCCCCACGCAGCAGGGCAACACTACGACCGCGATTGCTCAAACACAAATCAAGATTCTATTGCATCTACAGGCAACCATTTCTCCTATAGTATAtaacaacaaaacaaattgatgataaAAAATTTCCTCCCCACGCACCTCATCTGTTGAAAACCCatataaaagtaaattttcccgaacttacaaaatctggtgacgaaaaagtccatttatgtgcacatttgtcgagagagagagagagagagagagagagaggagaggagagagaggcaaaTACTTGCAGTCtggaaaatttgagaaaaatcaGTAGTATTTTAGAAGAGAGGGTGGAGCATATGATGCATTGAACCTAAAAACAAGTACTCCCACTAGTCATATTATGACCAAAAAGCACATTTTGGGAACCCTAATTTGACAGGGGGTTTGGCTATGCCACCTGCTATTACATTACATGTCTTTCTCGCCTGAGAgaaacaaccaccaccaccagcagccGCCGCCGCTGTCCAAGAAACGCCTGAGCTGGCGTGACGTCTGGTTAAATGACCAACAAGCCCTAACCCATGCCGCCCTTAAAATGCGCCTCCACTCCCCCCTCTCCTCAACCCCGCCCTCAGACCCCgacgaaaccctaaccctagataaCCCTAATATCCCTTAT
This genomic window contains:
- the LOC131331758 gene encoding transcription factor UNE10 is translated as MSQCVPSWEVDENPSPPRLSSTLRPHSNSNSIPPDVIPMLDYEVAELTWENGQLAMHGLGPPRVPTKYPNWDKPRAGGTLESIVNPVTYLPQGKSGSVDELVPWFDHHRPAASSASATMTMDALVPCSTTSGEGGSAGQRTASAWTHVMDGLGKHVVGCSTRVGSCSEAKTCDDEVLLKRARVAHTQVAAQEWSCSRDNNSVDGSAACGRESWQLTLDTCDRELGTVGGFTTTSMESLGNTTSSALQSTKATTTATTDDHDSVGHSRFQKRKAGDAQEKKKGGGKSSISTKRSRAAAIHNQSERKRRDKINQRMKTLQKLVPNSSKTDKASMLDEVIEYLKQLQAQISMMSRMNMSSMMLPMTTLQQQLQLSMMAAAPLGMGMGMGMGCMDINTLGRHNIPGIPPVLHPAATAFVPITSWDGTAGNDRLPPPAGVIPDPMSAFLACQSSQPMSMDAYSRMAALYHQQMHQTPPSGTKN